Part of the Deltaproteobacteria bacterium genome, TTCCTAAATTTCTTTTCCTCTTTCTATTTTTACACTCCAAGAGATGACCTCTGGACGCTTTGGCTCTTTTGAATTTTCCGCTTGATGTTTTAGAGAATCTTTTTGCTGCCCCTCTCTTCGTCTTTAACTTTTGTAACTTTTGCATTTGTCCTCCTATTTTGGCAAAAAAATAATTACCATTCTGCGACCTAACATTTGAGGAGTTCCTTCCATTGTTCCTACATCTTCAAGATCGCTTTTCAATCGCTCAATAAGGTTATTAACGAGCTCATGTTTTACGAATTCTCTTCCCCTAAAGAATACATTGAATTTCACTTTACAGTTTTCTTCTAAGAAATTATATGCACACGATACCTTTACATTGTAATCTGCATCAGCGATACGAGGCCTAATTTTTACCTCTTTTACTCTCATCACCTTGCGTTTCTTTTTTGCTTTTTGTTCTTTTTTCTGCTGTTCATACTTATATTTTCCGTAATCCATTATCTTACAGACAATGGGCTCTGATTTTAGAGAAATGGCAACTAAGTCTAATCCTGTTTCTTTTGCTCTGTTCAATGCCTCGCTTATGGGAGTGATGCCTATTTGTTCCCCTTTTTCATCAACTAATCTCACTTCTTTAGCTTTGATGTTTTCGTTAATATGAGGCATTTCCCTTCTTCTTTTAGAGATATTCATATAGTTTGATTTATTTTGTTTTTACACATTTCATTTATCATATTTGAAAAAGTGTCTACGCTAAAACTACCCATATTTCCTCCCTTTCTTTGTCTTACAGTAATATTTTTTCTCTCTTTCTCTCTTTCCCCTACAATGCACATGAATGGAATATGTTCTTTTTCTGCTTCTCTTATCTTTTTAGATAAGGTTTCTCCTCTTGTATCTATTTCTATTCTTAAACCTTTCTCATTGAACTGATTATATATCTCCATTCCGTAAGAAAAGAACTTTTCGGATATAGGCAGAATGCGTGCCTGTACCGGTGCAAGCCATAAAGGAAAATCTCCGGCGAAATGTTCTATTAAGATAGCAACGAACCGCTCAATAGAACCCAAGATTACACGGTGAACCATCACAGGCCTTTTTTCTTTTCCATCTTTGTCTATATATATCAAATTGAAACGCTCAGGCAAAGCAAAATCACACTGAATCGTAGCACATTG contains:
- the rpmI gene encoding 50S ribosomal protein L35; amino-acid sequence: MQKLQKLKTKRGAAKRFSKTSSGKFKRAKASRGHLLECKNRKRKRNLGKAAYIVKGKEKKNLKRLLPYA
- the infC gene encoding translation initiation factor IF-3, which produces MPHINENIKAKEVRLVDEKGEQIGITPISEALNRAKETGLDLVAISLKSEPIVCKIMDYGKYKYEQQKKEQKAKKKRKVMRVKEVKIRPRIADADYNVKVSCAYNFLEENCKVKFNVFFRGREFVKHELVNNLIERLKSDLEDVGTMEGTPQMLGRRMVIIFLPK